The Mucilaginibacter mallensis genome has a segment encoding these proteins:
- a CDS encoding VOC family protein: MFPIKPHIWFDQDKAKEAAEFYASVMPDSALNYVNHFAMPGGGECETVEFTVAGQPFLGISSGHWLKINPAISFMINFDPSRDPDASKHIDKVWNMLLPGGEVMMPLDRYPFSERYGWISDKYGVSWQLILTNPTGEERPVIVPSLLYTGDVAGKANDAIDFYCSVFKDGKRGTTAPRPEDMGPDKAGTLMFADFYVNHTWLAAMDSAHPHGFAFNDAVSLLIACETQEEIDYYWSALSADGESGQCGWLKDKYGVSWQVASTVMFEALKNGSPEQVARVTQTFMTMKKVDVAALQQAYNG; this comes from the coding sequence ATGTTCCCCATCAAACCTCACATCTGGTTCGACCAGGATAAAGCTAAAGAAGCTGCCGAATTCTACGCATCAGTAATGCCTGATTCGGCCTTAAACTATGTGAATCATTTCGCTATGCCCGGTGGCGGCGAATGCGAAACAGTTGAATTTACTGTGGCCGGACAACCGTTCCTGGGCATCAGTTCAGGGCATTGGTTAAAGATCAACCCTGCTATATCTTTTATGATCAATTTTGATCCCTCACGTGACCCGGACGCTTCCAAGCATATTGATAAAGTTTGGAATATGCTGTTACCAGGCGGAGAGGTGATGATGCCGCTTGACCGTTATCCCTTTAGCGAACGCTACGGCTGGATAAGCGATAAATACGGCGTATCCTGGCAGTTGATCCTGACCAACCCAACCGGTGAGGAAAGACCAGTGATCGTTCCATCGCTGCTGTATACGGGCGATGTAGCCGGTAAAGCCAATGACGCTATCGATTTTTACTGCTCGGTATTTAAAGATGGTAAACGTGGCACCACGGCTCCGCGTCCTGAAGATATGGGTCCCGACAAGGCAGGTACGCTGATGTTTGCTGATTTTTATGTAAATCATACCTGGCTGGCGGCCATGGATAGCGCGCACCCGCACGGGTTTGCTTTTAATGACGCGGTGTCATTGCTGATCGCCTGCGAAACGCAGGAAGAGATCGATTACTACTGGTCAGCCCTTTCGGCCGACGGCGAATCGGGGCAATGCGGCTGGTTGAAGGATAAATACGGTGTATCCTGGCAGGTGGCTTCAACTGTAATGTTTGAGGCGCTTAAGAATGGCAGCCCTGAACAGGTTGCGCGCGTTACGCAAACTTTTATGACTATGAAAAAAGTTGATGTTGCGGCTTTGCAACAGGCTTACAATGGGTAG
- a CDS encoding alpha-galactosidase has translation MNHLIKNTQRLLLLLIGLLPFSILGSVPIKPVSAADSKVNIPYANGRVVYNLKTGMYSVYSHNELIFSNIIATCKVNGKTLSSADFPERKYNQISISDKFGNGSRYTITLKGNGGIEMKQVFYIYNNRLYFITQVELTGGYLKSNYMSPFKGNFAGIAGDARTVFFPFDNDTFISYNSKPFIAPTANTSSETGVVFDNTSRKGFVFGSLEHEVWKTGVTTTATKDGANMVNVFGGYSDSTVTRDKIPHGEISGTTIKSPKVFVGYFNDWRTGLEEYGKANRLAEPPFIFNWTKPTPVGWNSWGVLQDKVTFDEVIKVAGFIADSLPGFRTGNTAYVDLDAFWDNMVKGGSEGDYSKLKEFADYCKSRGLQPGVYWAPFTDWGWKSGPNRKVEGSQYNWGDIWTKVGDGYHEIDGARAIDPTHPGTQQRIAFMIGKLKACGFKMIKIDFLGHGTAESTHFYDTTVTTGMQAYRKGMEYLIKQLDGQMLVYAAISPNLATARYVHTRRIACDGFKSMHDTQYTLNSVNYGWWLTYMYNFIDADQLVLGTEAPGVNRARVLSGIVTGTFFTGDDFSTTGQWTAVAKKLYQNKELLKVIKNGKAFRPVEGNTGDKTTEMFTQWIGNDFYLAVFNYSNDAREYKINRRRLGLPPNQKYNIKNLLPGDAPISLTQLSLTTKLPASDAALYKFSKE, from the coding sequence ATGAATCATCTTATAAAAAATACGCAACGGTTATTGCTACTGCTGATTGGTTTGCTGCCATTCAGTATTTTAGGTTCAGTACCTATTAAACCTGTTAGCGCTGCAGATTCAAAAGTTAATATTCCGTACGCAAATGGGAGGGTGGTATACAACTTAAAAACCGGCATGTACAGCGTTTACAGTCATAATGAGTTAATATTTTCAAACATTATTGCTACCTGTAAGGTAAATGGAAAAACTTTGAGTTCGGCAGACTTCCCGGAACGAAAATATAATCAGATCAGCATCAGCGACAAATTCGGAAACGGGTCAAGGTACACCATTACACTTAAGGGTAACGGCGGTATTGAGATGAAGCAGGTGTTTTACATATATAACAACCGGCTATATTTTATTACCCAGGTTGAACTAACAGGCGGTTATTTAAAAAGTAATTATATGTCGCCTTTTAAAGGAAATTTTGCCGGTATTGCTGGTGATGCGCGCACCGTATTCTTTCCTTTTGATAACGATACTTTCATCAGCTATAATTCAAAACCGTTTATTGCACCAACTGCTAACACCAGTTCCGAAACAGGGGTTGTATTTGATAATACATCACGCAAGGGTTTTGTATTCGGCTCGTTAGAGCATGAGGTTTGGAAAACAGGTGTAACTACAACCGCCACAAAAGATGGTGCCAACATGGTTAATGTTTTTGGGGGATATAGTGATTCAACTGTTACTCGTGACAAGATACCGCACGGTGAAATTAGCGGTACCACAATTAAATCGCCAAAAGTATTTGTAGGTTATTTTAATGACTGGCGCACCGGGCTGGAAGAATATGGCAAGGCAAACCGCCTGGCTGAGCCACCATTTATTTTTAACTGGACAAAACCAACACCCGTAGGGTGGAATAGCTGGGGCGTATTGCAGGATAAGGTAACATTTGATGAAGTGATAAAAGTTGCCGGATTTATCGCCGACAGCCTGCCCGGTTTCAGAACGGGTAATACCGCTTATGTTGATCTTGACGCGTTTTGGGATAATATGGTGAAAGGCGGGAGTGAAGGTGACTACAGTAAGTTGAAGGAGTTTGCAGATTATTGTAAATCAAGAGGATTGCAGCCGGGTGTTTACTGGGCGCCATTTACTGACTGGGGCTGGAAAAGCGGCCCTAACAGAAAGGTAGAAGGCAGCCAATATAATTGGGGTGATATATGGACTAAAGTAGGCGACGGCTATCACGAAATTGACGGCGCACGCGCTATAGACCCAACCCATCCCGGTACGCAGCAGCGCATTGCATTTATGATTGGCAAACTAAAGGCATGCGGTTTTAAAATGATAAAAATTGATTTCCTGGGGCATGGCACAGCGGAGTCAACACACTTTTATGATACTACAGTTACTACCGGCATGCAGGCCTACCGTAAGGGAATGGAATATTTAATTAAACAACTTGATGGGCAAATGCTGGTTTATGCTGCGATATCGCCTAATTTGGCTACTGCTCGTTACGTACATACACGTCGCATTGCTTGCGATGGCTTTAAGAGCATGCATGATACCCAATACACATTAAACAGTGTCAATTACGGCTGGTGGCTAACCTATATGTATAACTTTATTGATGCCGACCAATTAGTATTAGGTACAGAAGCGCCGGGCGTAAATAGGGCGCGGGTGTTGTCGGGTATAGTTACCGGTACTTTTTTTACGGGGGATGATTTTTCAACAACCGGGCAATGGACCGCGGTTGCTAAAAAGCTGTATCAAAATAAGGAATTGCTTAAAGTGATTAAAAACGGCAAGGCATTCAGGCCGGTTGAGGGTAATACAGGCGATAAAACAACCGAAATGTTTACCCAATGGATTGGCAATGATTTTTACCTTGCAGTATTTAATTACAGTAATGATGCCAGGGAATATAAAATAAACAGGCGGCGCCTTGGCTTGCCGCCCAATCAAAAGTATAATATTAAAAATCTGCTGCCGGGCGATGCGCCAATTTCATTAACGCAATTGTCGTTAACAACTAAACTACCAGCGAGTGATGCAGCCTTATATAAGTTCAGTAAAGAATAG
- a CDS encoding glycoside hydrolase family 95 protein, with the protein MIRKISLFTILSTVIINTCFGQQPLKLWYDKPAQVWEETLPLGNGRLGMMPDGGVANENIVLNDITLWSGAPQDANNYNAYKVLPQIRKLLVEGKNDEAQDLINKDFVCTGKGGGSVPFGCYQVLGNLSIKYKYNGTDSTGSQYSNYERELSLNKAIAKSTFTVNGVTYTREYFTSFNNDISIIRLTADKPGQLSCSIGISRPERGNVAISNDELQLSGQLDNGIDGKGMQYMARVKAKLQGGTMSLANNTLVIKNATEAIIYISAATDFRGAAFKKNTEDILNAAVNTAYINERQKHISNYQKLFNRVIVNLGDASNTEETTDKRLISFHKNPASDNGLPVLFYQFGRYLSICSTRVGLLPPNLQGLWANQIQTPWNGDYHLDINVQMNHWPLEVSNLSELNLPLVELVREMIPHGEKTAKAYYNADGWVAHVITNPWHFTEPGESASWGVTKAGSGWLCNNIWEHYTFTNDKKYLADIYPILRGSALFYNSILVKDPKTGWQVTSPSSSPENSFYLPNGKTASICMGATIDNQIIRELFNNVITASKILGKDEAFRAQLSAKLKELPPPGVISKDGRIQEWLEDYKETDPQHRHVSHLYGLFPASLITPDATPKLAEAAKKTLDVRGDDGPSWSIAYKILWWARLHDGDRAFKLYKELMKPTLRTDINYGSGGGIYPNLLSAGPPFQIDGNFGAAAGIAEMLIQSHAGYIELIPAIPNEWKATGAVTGLRARGNFTINFKWKNGKVTEYHITSAQPRMVKVKINGVIKNVMASKA; encoded by the coding sequence ATGATCCGTAAGATTTCTCTATTCACAATACTTAGCACCGTAATAATTAATACGTGTTTCGGGCAACAGCCTTTAAAATTATGGTATGACAAGCCTGCACAGGTCTGGGAAGAAACTTTGCCATTGGGCAATGGCCGTTTAGGCATGATGCCCGACGGTGGTGTGGCCAACGAAAATATTGTACTGAACGATATTACGCTATGGTCAGGTGCACCGCAGGACGCTAATAACTATAATGCTTATAAAGTTTTACCGCAAATAAGAAAGCTGCTTGTAGAAGGTAAGAATGACGAAGCACAGGATCTAATCAACAAGGATTTTGTGTGTACCGGTAAAGGTGGGGGTAGTGTGCCGTTCGGTTGCTACCAGGTGCTTGGCAATTTGAGCATAAAATATAAATACAATGGCACTGACAGCACTGGCAGCCAATATAGTAATTATGAACGCGAACTATCGCTAAACAAAGCAATTGCAAAAAGTACATTTACGGTAAATGGCGTTACTTATACAAGGGAATATTTCACCAGCTTTAATAATGACATCAGCATTATAAGGCTTACTGCCGATAAACCGGGGCAATTAAGCTGCAGCATAGGTATTAGCAGACCGGAGCGGGGTAATGTTGCCATAAGTAATGACGAACTGCAATTAAGCGGGCAGTTGGATAATGGTATTGATGGCAAAGGCATGCAATATATGGCGCGTGTAAAAGCCAAATTGCAGGGTGGCACCATGAGCCTTGCAAATAATACGCTGGTCATTAAAAATGCTACCGAAGCTATAATTTATATATCAGCCGCAACCGATTTTAGAGGTGCAGCCTTCAAAAAGAATACCGAGGATATACTCAATGCAGCTGTAAATACCGCTTATATTAATGAAAGGCAAAAGCATATCAGCAATTACCAAAAGCTGTTTAACAGGGTAATTGTTAATTTGGGCGATGCCAGTAATACTGAGGAGACAACTGATAAAAGGCTAATATCTTTCCATAAAAACCCGGCATCTGATAATGGCCTGCCGGTATTGTTTTACCAGTTTGGGCGTTACCTGAGCATATGCAGCACAAGGGTAGGGTTACTACCACCAAACCTGCAGGGTTTATGGGCCAATCAAATACAAACGCCATGGAACGGCGATTATCACCTGGATATAAACGTGCAAATGAATCATTGGCCGCTGGAAGTATCAAACCTGTCGGAGCTTAACTTACCATTGGTTGAGCTGGTGCGCGAAATGATACCGCATGGCGAAAAAACGGCAAAAGCTTATTATAATGCTGATGGCTGGGTGGCACACGTAATAACTAATCCCTGGCATTTTACCGAGCCGGGAGAAAGCGCATCATGGGGCGTAACCAAGGCAGGTTCTGGCTGGTTATGCAATAATATTTGGGAGCACTATACTTTTACAAACGATAAAAAATACCTGGCTGATATTTATCCGATATTAAGAGGTTCTGCGCTGTTTTATAACAGCATATTAGTTAAGGACCCTAAAACAGGCTGGCAGGTAACTTCGCCGTCGTCATCGCCCGAAAACTCATTTTATTTGCCAAACGGTAAAACCGCCAGTATCTGCATGGGTGCAACTATTGATAATCAGATTATCAGGGAGTTATTTAATAATGTGATAACTGCTTCAAAGATACTGGGTAAGGATGAAGCTTTCAGGGCACAGCTAAGCGCTAAATTAAAGGAACTGCCGCCTCCGGGTGTTATATCTAAAGATGGCCGTATACAGGAATGGCTGGAAGATTATAAAGAAACCGACCCGCAACATCGCCATGTTTCGCACCTGTACGGTTTGTTCCCGGCATCATTAATAACGCCTGATGCTACACCCAAACTTGCTGAAGCCGCTAAAAAAACACTTGATGTTCGTGGTGATGATGGACCAAGCTGGTCTATAGCCTACAAAATATTATGGTGGGCAAGGCTGCATGACGGCGATCGTGCTTTTAAATTGTATAAAGAGTTAATGAAACCAACCTTACGTACCGATATTAATTATGGATCGGGCGGTGGTATTTATCCTAATTTATTGTCGGCGGGCCCGCCGTTTCAGATCGATGGTAACTTTGGTGCGGCAGCAGGCATCGCTGAGATGCTGATACAAAGCCACGCCGGTTATATTGAACTGATACCAGCCATACCAAATGAGTGGAAAGCAACGGGAGCGGTAACAGGCTTAAGGGCGCGGGGTAATTTTACCATTAATTTTAAATGGAAGAATGGTAAAGTAACTGAATACCACATAACATCTGCGCAACCGCGAATGGTTAAAGTGAAAATAAACGGTGTTATTAAAAATGTAATGGCATCAAAAGCCTGA
- a CDS encoding SGNH/GDSL hydrolase family protein translates to MQIQPDDEVQVGLTDLERGTNMSTYLSGLIKAYFKFTFVMLFACVCLFAKGQDKSAVTNAGLPYSNYYTLANKLNNFKQVIATRKNVTVTFLGGSITYNPGWRQMVCKYLTDKFPNTEFHFIAAGIPSLGSLPHAFRLQHDVLDSGKTDLMFIEAAVNDRVNHTDSITQVRAMEGIVRHAKRSNPDMDIILMAFADPYKTSDYNKGLIPTEIANHQMVAEHYNLPFINLGKEVRDKINNKEFSWEGDFKDIHPAPFGQQLYFENIKSLLNACFNSKTKKIVRSPLPKPLDKANFEHGNYYNISNARYNSGWTIDNNWKPTDGLGTREGFVNVPVLSSATPGSTLSLPFNGTAVGVAIVSGSDAGIVSYRVDNGPENTIDLYTEWSSMLHLPWYLLLDSDLKPGNHTLTITISQLKNKNSKGNACRIVNFLVNN, encoded by the coding sequence ATGCAGATTCAACCCGACGATGAAGTGCAGGTCGGGCTTACTGATTTAGAGCGAGGAACAAATATGTCAACCTATCTTTCAGGGCTTATTAAAGCATATTTTAAATTTACTTTCGTTATGCTTTTTGCTTGTGTATGTTTATTTGCAAAAGGACAGGACAAATCTGCTGTAACTAATGCAGGCCTGCCTTACAGCAACTATTATACACTGGCCAATAAATTAAATAATTTTAAGCAGGTAATTGCCACCAGGAAAAACGTTACAGTAACATTCCTAGGCGGCTCCATTACCTACAATCCGGGCTGGCGACAGATGGTTTGTAAATACCTTACAGATAAATTCCCGAATACTGAGTTTCATTTTATTGCTGCAGGTATACCATCATTAGGAAGCCTGCCACACGCATTCAGGTTGCAGCACGATGTACTTGATTCGGGCAAAACCGATCTGATGTTTATTGAAGCCGCCGTAAATGACAGGGTAAACCATACCGATAGTATAACACAGGTAAGGGCCATGGAAGGGATAGTAAGGCATGCTAAACGAAGTAATCCTGACATGGATATCATACTGATGGCCTTTGCTGATCCCTACAAAACAAGTGATTATAACAAAGGCCTTATTCCAACTGAAATAGCGAACCATCAAATGGTTGCTGAACATTATAACCTGCCGTTTATAAACCTGGGTAAAGAGGTTCGTGATAAAATAAATAATAAAGAATTTAGTTGGGAAGGTGATTTTAAGGATATACACCCGGCGCCCTTTGGCCAGCAATTGTATTTTGAAAACATAAAAAGCCTGCTGAATGCTTGTTTCAATAGTAAGACCAAAAAGATAGTTAGATCACCATTGCCTAAACCGCTGGATAAGGCAAACTTTGAGCACGGCAATTATTACAATATCAGTAATGCCCGCTATAATTCGGGCTGGACAATTGATAACAACTGGAAACCAACCGATGGCCTTGGTACGAGAGAGGGTTTTGTAAATGTACCTGTATTAAGTTCCGCAACACCGGGCTCAACATTGTCATTGCCTTTTAACGGAACTGCGGTAGGTGTAGCCATTGTTTCCGGCTCGGATGCAGGCATTGTTTCATACAGGGTAGATAATGGCCCTGAAAATACTATCGATCTATATACCGAATGGAGCAGCATGCTGCATTTACCATGGTACCTGTTACTGGATAGTGATTTAAAACCCGGAAATCACACGCTAACTATCACCATAAGCCAGCTAAAAAATAAAAATAGTAAAGGCAACGCCTGCCGCATAGTTAACTTTTTGGTAAACAACTAA
- a CDS encoding alpha-galactosidase, which yields MKIIDIYTKGRYIILGLATIACCGHAKAQQITIPIETEQTAVVLQTDTARHLNTIYIGKKLEKINEYEFVTGEYKQTVDYSGMYNSAYTPAGSRNLLEPAIAVTHADGNNSLDLQYVSHTQTKISNDISLLTVQLKDPAYNFQVTLYYKSYYKENVVEQWSAIQHHEKGNIVLRKFASANLNLSAGSYWLRQYHGDWIREMQPEETLLTHGIKTLDSKLGTRANLFMPSIFMISLDEPATEDHGSVLFGGLEWSGNFKTDFEIDPQDNLRIISGINNYASAYQLKPGEVFETPPFLYTFSTEGKGKASRDLQSWARNYKLVDGKGSRLTLLNNWESTYFDFNEAKLNGLLKDTKKLGVDLFLLDDGWFGNQFPRNDDHAGLGDWQENRKKLPNGIAAIAKEAQNEGVKFGIWIEPEMVSPKSSLYHQHPDWVIKQPNRQEYYFRNQLVLDLSNPQVQDFVFHIVDSLFIKDPALAYIKWDCNAVIYNAYAVHLHQNQSQFYVDYVRGLYKVLQRIRAKYPEVPMMLCSGGGGRVDYGALQYFTEFWPSDNTDPIERIFIQWENSYFYPAITSANHVTDWGKESLKFRVDVAMMGKLGFDIVVSKLGGDDLTFCQNAVATYNEIKPVVWQGDQYRLSDPRKENTASLLYVNADKSTAVMFTYLVNYRYDEGSKRPILLNGLDPEKKYRIKEINLYPGTSPAIDHEKVYTGDFLMKVGLNPEVNANRTSVILELNEIK from the coding sequence TTGAAAATAATAGATATATATACAAAGGGCAGATATATTATACTGGGTTTAGCAACAATTGCCTGCTGCGGGCATGCGAAAGCGCAGCAAATAACAATACCAATAGAAACAGAGCAGACAGCTGTTGTTTTACAAACGGATACCGCCAGGCATTTAAATACGATTTATATAGGGAAGAAGCTGGAGAAAATAAATGAATATGAATTTGTTACCGGCGAATATAAACAAACGGTTGATTATAGCGGGATGTATAACTCCGCTTACACACCGGCGGGTTCACGGAACCTGCTGGAACCAGCCATCGCAGTAACGCATGCCGATGGTAATAATTCGCTTGATCTGCAGTATGTTAGTCATACCCAAACTAAAATTAGCAATGATATTTCACTTTTAACCGTGCAGCTGAAAGATCCGGCCTATAACTTCCAGGTTACCCTGTACTACAAATCCTACTATAAAGAAAATGTAGTTGAACAATGGAGTGCCATACAGCATCACGAAAAGGGAAATATTGTACTGCGGAAATTTGCTTCAGCTAACCTTAATTTGTCTGCAGGTAGCTATTGGCTTCGGCAATATCACGGCGATTGGATCAGAGAGATGCAGCCTGAGGAAACCTTATTGACACATGGCATCAAAACGCTGGATTCGAAACTGGGAACGAGGGCCAATCTTTTTATGCCTTCCATATTTATGATTTCGCTCGACGAGCCGGCCACCGAGGATCACGGCAGCGTTCTGTTTGGCGGCCTGGAATGGAGCGGAAACTTCAAAACGGATTTCGAAATTGATCCGCAGGATAACCTCCGGATTATATCCGGGATCAATAATTATGCGTCAGCTTACCAGCTCAAACCGGGTGAAGTATTTGAAACCCCACCTTTTTTATATACGTTTTCAACCGAGGGAAAAGGTAAAGCAAGCCGCGACCTGCAATCCTGGGCCCGTAACTATAAATTGGTTGACGGTAAAGGTTCAAGACTGACCCTGCTCAATAACTGGGAATCTACCTATTTTGATTTTAATGAGGCTAAACTTAACGGATTGTTAAAAGATACCAAAAAACTCGGTGTCGATCTTTTCCTGCTTGACGATGGCTGGTTTGGTAACCAGTTTCCGCGGAACGATGATCATGCCGGCCTGGGTGACTGGCAGGAAAATCGTAAAAAACTGCCAAATGGTATTGCGGCTATCGCGAAGGAAGCACAAAACGAGGGTGTAAAGTTTGGGATCTGGATCGAACCGGAAATGGTTAGTCCGAAGAGTAGCTTATACCATCAGCATCCTGACTGGGTAATTAAGCAACCCAACAGACAGGAATATTACTTTCGAAATCAACTGGTACTTGACCTGAGCAATCCCCAGGTACAGGACTTTGTATTCCATATTGTCGACTCCTTATTTATTAAGGATCCGGCACTGGCCTATATTAAATGGGATTGTAATGCCGTAATTTATAATGCTTACGCTGTTCATTTGCACCAAAATCAGTCGCAGTTTTATGTTGATTATGTCAGGGGTTTGTATAAAGTATTACAGCGAATCCGGGCCAAGTACCCGGAGGTGCCGATGATGTTGTGTTCAGGTGGGGGCGGGCGTGTAGATTATGGTGCTTTGCAATATTTTACAGAATTCTGGCCGAGCGACAATACTGATCCTATTGAGCGAATATTTATTCAGTGGGAAAACTCCTACTTTTATCCGGCAATTACAAGCGCTAACCATGTAACCGATTGGGGTAAAGAATCTTTAAAGTTTCGGGTCGATGTTGCTATGATGGGCAAGCTAGGATTTGATATTGTGGTTAGCAAACTCGGTGGTGATGATCTTACATTTTGCCAGAACGCGGTGGCAACCTACAATGAAATAAAGCCGGTGGTATGGCAGGGAGACCAATACAGACTGTCAGATCCGCGAAAGGAAAATACGGCTTCGCTACTCTATGTAAATGCTGATAAGTCGACTGCGGTTATGTTTACTTACCTGGTTAATTATCGCTATGACGAAGGAAGTAAAAGACCAATTTTACTGAATGGACTAGACCCTGAAAAGAAATACCGTATCAAAGAGATTAATTTATACCCGGGCACCTCACCGGCCATCGACCATGAAAAGGTTTACACAGGGGATTTTTTAATGAAAGTCGGCCTGAATCCTGAAGTAAATGCTAACAGGACCAGTGTGATACTCGAATTGAATGAAATAAAATAA
- a CDS encoding RagB/SusD family nutrient uptake outer membrane protein, translating into MKKRIYIIICMAVVSTLGACKKSLDLNPTDQLATTTFYKQKSDFDEALAAVYGSLQTEEFSYGMGFRDCLSDNGYAQFNSGSVTSIDQGNLSATIGGYQQSIYDDAYTTIARVNSFLAQLTAYQGADVTDAIRKQYTGEVMFVRAFMYYQLYTIYGDVPLVTQPLTLATQKQPKVPAAQILAQIESDLNYGINNLGTGPYISNYGHACASSAQALLARVLIFAAYQGTGVVDPTIMGQVRDLCKSVLTQYSLDPNYISPFRDATQMTSKEVIFTINFLAPNNTAPWDLYYGDWDACAPYENLVDDYECTDGLPWGTSPLTDKVNNFNNRDPRLGMTIYKGYVDFGNGEVHHPSNPVPTGYGTKKFLEPKNIPYGFSTLSQQDAVIIRAAEVMLMYAEAENELSGPDATVYQLTTAIRARVSMPAYPAGLSQDEMRQRIRHERRVELAFEGLRHFDLERWHIAGQVLNGLNTGIITFNWQDKFYKWPLPQTEIDKSGGILVQNPDYK; encoded by the coding sequence ATGAAAAAACGAATATATATCATCATATGCATGGCCGTAGTTTCGACACTGGGCGCATGTAAAAAATCGCTCGATTTGAATCCGACGGATCAATTGGCAACTACAACCTTTTACAAACAAAAAAGTGACTTTGACGAAGCGCTGGCCGCTGTTTACGGTTCCTTACAAACCGAGGAGTTTTCCTACGGAATGGGTTTTCGGGATTGTCTTTCTGACAACGGCTATGCTCAGTTTAATTCAGGTTCGGTTACCAGTATTGATCAGGGTAATCTGAGCGCAACAATCGGAGGTTATCAGCAGTCAATTTACGACGATGCTTATACCACCATTGCGCGTGTAAATAGCTTTTTGGCGCAGCTTACTGCCTACCAGGGAGCTGATGTTACCGATGCTATCAGAAAACAATATACTGGTGAGGTAATGTTTGTCAGGGCATTCATGTATTATCAGCTGTATACCATTTATGGCGATGTTCCTTTAGTAACCCAACCATTAACACTTGCAACACAGAAGCAACCGAAAGTTCCAGCTGCACAAATATTGGCACAGATTGAGAGCGACCTGAATTATGGTATAAACAATTTAGGTACTGGACCCTACATCAGCAACTATGGACATGCTTGCGCATCATCGGCGCAGGCTTTATTGGCACGTGTATTAATTTTTGCTGCTTATCAGGGTACAGGAGTGGTTGATCCAACAATAATGGGGCAAGTGCGCGACTTATGTAAGTCGGTGTTAACGCAATACTCTTTGGATCCTAACTATATCAGTCCTTTCAGGGATGCAACCCAGATGACCAGCAAAGAGGTTATTTTTACGATCAATTTCCTGGCACCTAACAACACTGCGCCCTGGGATCTGTATTATGGCGACTGGGATGCCTGTGCGCCTTATGAAAATCTCGTAGATGACTATGAGTGTACTGATGGTTTACCTTGGGGAACTTCGCCACTGACGGATAAAGTAAATAACTTTAATAATCGGGACCCCCGGTTGGGAATGACGATTTATAAGGGTTATGTCGATTTCGGGAACGGTGAGGTTCATCATCCCTCAAATCCGGTTCCAACCGGATACGGTACAAAAAAATTCCTGGAACCCAAGAATATACCTTATGGCTTTTCTACATTAAGCCAGCAGGATGCCGTTATCATTCGCGCAGCTGAAGTAATGCTGATGTATGCTGAAGCTGAAAACGAGTTATCAGGTCCGGATGCAACCGTTTACCAATTGACTACGGCCATTCGGGCCAGGGTAAGTATGCCTGCTTATCCGGCCGGCCTGTCGCAGGACGAAATGCGCCAGCGGATACGCCATGAACGCAGGGTAGAACTGGCGTTTGAGGGATTACGCCATTTTGACCTCGAGAGATGGCATATTGCAGGCCAGGTACTAAACGGGTTGAATACAGGGATAATTACTTTTAATTGGCAAGATAAATTTTATAAATGGCCATTACCACAAACCGAAATAGATAAGAGCGGCGGCATATTGGTTCAAAATCCTGATTACAAATAA